DNA from Sphingomonas sp. R1:
TGTTCGTCACGCGCGCCGGCGAGCTGCCGGGCCGCGACTGGCTGATCGCCCAGCTCGATACGCCGCAGGGACCGCCGGTGCTCGCCGGTCGCGCACCCGGCCGGTCATCGGACCGCGGGCCCGTGGTCTGCGCCTGCTTCGATGTCGGCCTGCACACCATCCTCGCCACGATCCGCGAGCAGCGCCTGGCCGATGTCGCCGCAATCGGCGCGGCGCTGGGGGCGGGCACCAATTGCGGATCATGCCGCCCGGCACTGGCCCGCATCCTCGCCGACACGCCCAAGGAGACCGCACATGGTTGAAGACTTTCCCGCAGGCAGCGTCTGGCTGGTCGGCGCCGGGCCGGGGGATCCCGAACTGCTCACCCGCAAGGCCGAGCGGCTGATCGGCGCGGCCAGCATGGTCTTCTACGATGCACTGGTGGGGCACGGCGTGCTCGACCTGATTCCGCCGGGCGTGCGGCGGGTGCCGGTCGGCAAGCGCGCAGGCCGCCATTCGAAGGACCAGGCATCGATCAACGACCTGCTCGTCGCCGCGGCACTGGCCGGCGAGCGGGTGGTGCGGTTGAAGGGGGGCGATCCCTCGATCTTCGGGCGTTCGATGGAGGAGATGGCGGCGCTGGCCGCCCGCGGCATCGGGGTGCGGATCTGCCCCGGCATCACCGCCGCCAGCGCCGCCGCAGCCTCGGCCGGCGTATCGCTCTCGCTGCGGGGCCTCGCCCGGCGGGTGCAGTTCGCCACCGCGCACAAGCGCGGGGATGCGCCGCTCGATCTGGACTGGACGGCGCTCGCCGATCCTGCCTGCACCACGATCTTCTACATGGGGCGCGGCGCTGCGGACGAGATCAGCCGCCGGCTGATCGCGGCGGGTCTTCCGGGCAGCACGCCGGTGCTGGTCGCCAGCGACATCAGCCTGCCCGCCGAGCGGTTGCTGCACAGCCGGCTGGATCTGCTGCCGCTCGCCGCGCGGGCGATCACCGAGGATCAGCCCACGCTCATCCTGGTCGGCGCCGCGGTTGCGCCCCCGCCGGCCCGGGGCGGCGGGGCCCGCACCGGAACGCTGGGTTTCCGGGAAGCGCTATTGCGCGAAGCCGGGCGGTGAACGCACCTTGCTCGTTGCGGCAGCGATTCGGCGTGCGGATCCGCTGCCTGCGAGAAGCGAGGTGAGACGTGGCGAAGTTGACGGAACGCTATAGCGGGATCGCGATCCTGCTGCATTGGGCGCTGGCCCTGCTGCTGCTCTTCCAGCTCGGTCTCGGCTGGGCGCTGGAGGATCTGCCCAATGCCACGCGGTTCACCGCTTTCCAGTTCCACAAGTCTGTCGGCATCCTGATCCTCGTCCTGTCGCTCGCGCGCTTGCTGGTACGGCTGGCGGTGCCGCGCCCGGCGGCGGCGGAAGGGGCGCCGGCGGTGAAGCTGCTTGCCGGTGCGGTGCACTGGCTGCTCTACGGCGTGATGATTCTGGGGCCGCTGACCGGCTGGATCATCGTCTCGACCGCGCGGGTGAAACTGCCGACGCTGCTCTTCGGCGTGGTGCCGCTGCCGCATCTGCCGGTAAGCCCGGCGCTCAACGTGCCGGCCGAGACGCTCCACGGCCTGATCGGCTGGCTGCTTGCAGGGCTGTTCCTGCTCCACGTCGCCGGTGCGCTCCGCCACCATCTGCTGCGCGATGACCTGATCGCGCGCATGATGCCCGCGGCCGTCGGTCGGCGACCGGCGCTCTCGATTGCGGTGGTCGTGGCGC
Protein-coding regions in this window:
- the cobA gene encoding uroporphyrinogen-III C-methyltransferase, with amino-acid sequence MVEDFPAGSVWLVGAGPGDPELLTRKAERLIGAASMVFYDALVGHGVLDLIPPGVRRVPVGKRAGRHSKDQASINDLLVAAALAGERVVRLKGGDPSIFGRSMEEMAALAARGIGVRICPGITAASAAAASAGVSLSLRGLARRVQFATAHKRGDAPLDLDWTALADPACTTIFYMGRGAADEISRRLIAAGLPGSTPVLVASDISLPAERLLHSRLDLLPLAARAITEDQPTLILVGAAVAPPPARGGGARTGTLGFREALLREAGR